The following is a genomic window from Thaumasiovibrio subtropicus.
CTTTTTGCATGGCAAAAAATGTGAAATTTGTTCCCTTTTTTACCCATTCTGAGGATACCCAAGTATATGAACCCGATGCCTATCGCAGATCACACTTTCCACTCTGACGTCTTTTCGTCCACCGAGTAAAATATCAATGTTTGTTATTGTTTGATGACATTTTAATTTCAGCGGGAAAAAGTATATGGAATATTTAGACAGAATTAAGCGTCTGGCTAAAGTACAAGGAATTAGCCAAAAGCAACTTGGAGATGCGCTGGGTCTTCAACAAGGTACCATGAGCCGCAAGTTGTCTGGAAAGTATGGCATTGAAGTACGTGAGCTAGAAAAAATTGCAAGCGCATTGCAAACCACTGTGGGCTACTTGTTAACTGGCCAAATAGACAGTGAAGCACAACGTACCACGACGTTAAATGAACTCAATGGCCAAACTCGCACCTACGTGCCAGTGATCAACCGCCGTGATTTCACCTCTTATACCAGTGGCGAAAAAGTGTCAGTGATCAGTAAGAAATCACTGCCTGAACACCTTGATGGTGAAGGTTGCCTAGGTATCGTTGTTGATAACGAAAATATCGCGCAGTGTGCACCGATGGGCAGCTTTGCTTTAACATCACTGAAGGCAAAGTATAAACCAAAACAGCCTGTACTTGCCTCTGTACGCGGCAGTGAGCCTGATTTTTACCACATGACACAAATCGCCGATGGCGTTGTTTTCTCAACCTCTCAGCCTGATTTTCCAAATCTGTTTGTGAGTCATGATGAGTACCAAATCCACGGCTATATCGTGCAATCAGAATGGCACTTTGAGCAACTGAGCTAAATCAACGACGCAAACGTTTGAGCAATGAACGTGCATCAGCCTCAGTTGAACTGAACCGCTGAAAAAAAGCGACCCACTGGGTCGCTTTTTTGTTTGTATCTCTAGGTGCTTGTTCAGCGAGAAACGCCTTTACGAGTCACGGTATGTGGATAAAAGATCATCAAGCCACTGCTTGGTCTCTTCATCTTTCTGCTTCAACTCATTCGAACCTCGGGTGATTGTCGCGACCCCAACACCTAAAAGTTGACTAATTTGACGCTGGCTTAGATCACCTTTTAGCAGTTCGTTCACTATATTCACGCGCCCTAACAAGGACTCCCGCTCATCTGGCGTAAGCAGAAGTTGTAATATCGTTTCTTCACGTCCCTGCTCAAATGAAGTTTTGAGTAAAGCGATGACTTGCTGCCAATCGGTAAAATCTGCTTTCTCCGCCATGGTCTATCCTTTCTTCATTGTTTGAACGCATTCTATACCCAAATTCAGCC
Proteins encoded in this region:
- a CDS encoding helix-turn-helix domain-containing protein is translated as MEYLDRIKRLAKVQGISQKQLGDALGLQQGTMSRKLSGKYGIEVRELEKIASALQTTVGYLLTGQIDSEAQRTTTLNELNGQTRTYVPVINRRDFTSYTSGEKVSVISKKSLPEHLDGEGCLGIVVDNENIAQCAPMGSFALTSLKAKYKPKQPVLASVRGSEPDFYHMTQIADGVVFSTSQPDFPNLFVSHDEYQIHGYIVQSEWHFEQLS
- the trpR gene encoding trp operon repressor → MAEKADFTDWQQVIALLKTSFEQGREETILQLLLTPDERESLLGRVNIVNELLKGDLSQRQISQLLGVGVATITRGSNELKQKDEETKQWLDDLLSTYRDS